One window from the genome of Diospyros lotus cultivar Yz01 chromosome 11, ASM1463336v1, whole genome shotgun sequence encodes:
- the LOC127813050 gene encoding uncharacterized protein LOC127813050 isoform X1 yields the protein MSGHSSLGSRRGRGSRARGTNRSYRSTPSPDFSSAGSHSSPSVSTHAVSSTSLYPHPSHPQGFVPMTQFQQPYGAMPFPIGFPIVLPTSHPSQTEPQSAPLPMLTFHPFGGSYLFPFIPTPQAHHSSFSPGQNVEATPSESTETDQVDGRTNLSCNQSCDHFIPTVGPPADQTKIWKRRYTEPWIHWDEVPEITRRMWLEEFSKKYKWQPEESDRIWITWNASGQKSFQNSLNKIKSGANTGAWMDPDVQRALQKKWNDEQYKKRAEQNKKNRASMTGGSIHTGGSIPFTESRRRMARELNREPTEFELFRKIHTQKDD from the exons ATGTCAGGCCATTCTTCTCTCGGATCACGTAGAGGTAGGGGTAGTAGAGCTAGAGGTACCAATCGATCCTATAGGAGCACTCCTTCTCCGGATTTCAGTAGTGCTGGTTCACACTCTTCTCCTTCTGTGTCCACACATGCTGTTTCGTCTacttctttataccctcatccATCGCATCCACAGGGTTTCGTACCCATGACTCAGTTTCAACAGCCATATGGTGCGATGCCATTTCCTATAGGTTTTCCTATAGTTCTACCCACATCCCACCCATCCCAGACTGAACCACAATCTGCCCCTTTGCCTATGCTGACTTTTCATCCCTTTGGAGGATCATATCTATTCCCATTTATACCGACACCTCAAGCACATCATTCGTCCTTCTCTCCTGGACAGAATGTTGAGGCGACTCCATCTGAGTCAACAGAGACCGACCAAGTTGATGGACGAACAAATTTATCCTGTAATCAGAGTTGTGATCA TTTTATTCCTACTGTTGGCCCACCAGCTGATCAAACaaagatttggaagagacgATATACTGAACCTTGGATTCATTGGGATGAAGTGCCAGAAATAACGCGACGGATGTGGTTGGAAGAATTTAGT aaaaagtacaagtggcAACCGGAGgagagtgatcgtatatggatcacttggaatgCGTCAGGTCAAAAAAGTTTCCAAAACAGTTTGAACAAGATTAAAAGTGGTGCTAATACGGGTGCTTGGATGGATCCGGACGTGCAGAGGGCATTGCAAAAAAAGTGGAATGATGAGCAATACAAGAAAAGGgctgaacaaaataaaaaaaatcgcgCTTCTATGACTGGTGGGTCAATTCACACGGGCGGATCCATTCCTTTCACTGAGAGTCGAAGAAGGATG GCAAGGGAATTAAATCGCGAGCctactgaatttgaacttttcagAAAAATCCATACTCAGAAGGATGATTAA
- the LOC127813050 gene encoding uncharacterized protein LOC127813050 isoform X2 encodes MSGHSSLGSRRGRGSRARGTNRSYRSTPSPDFSSAGSHSSPSVSTHAVSSTSLYPHPSHPQGFVPMTQFQQPYGAMPFPIGFPIVLPTSHPSQTEPQSAPLPMLTFHPFGGSYLFPFIPTPQAHHSSFSPGQNVEATPSESTETDQVDGRTNLSCNQSCDHFIPTVGPPADQTKIWKRRYTEPWIHWDEVPEITRRMWLEEFSKKYKWQPEESDRIWITWNASGQKSFQNSLNKIKSGANTGAWMDPDVQRALQKKWNDEQYKKRAEQNKKNRASMTGGSIHTGGSIPFTESRRRMKNPYSEG; translated from the exons ATGTCAGGCCATTCTTCTCTCGGATCACGTAGAGGTAGGGGTAGTAGAGCTAGAGGTACCAATCGATCCTATAGGAGCACTCCTTCTCCGGATTTCAGTAGTGCTGGTTCACACTCTTCTCCTTCTGTGTCCACACATGCTGTTTCGTCTacttctttataccctcatccATCGCATCCACAGGGTTTCGTACCCATGACTCAGTTTCAACAGCCATATGGTGCGATGCCATTTCCTATAGGTTTTCCTATAGTTCTACCCACATCCCACCCATCCCAGACTGAACCACAATCTGCCCCTTTGCCTATGCTGACTTTTCATCCCTTTGGAGGATCATATCTATTCCCATTTATACCGACACCTCAAGCACATCATTCGTCCTTCTCTCCTGGACAGAATGTTGAGGCGACTCCATCTGAGTCAACAGAGACCGACCAAGTTGATGGACGAACAAATTTATCCTGTAATCAGAGTTGTGATCA TTTTATTCCTACTGTTGGCCCACCAGCTGATCAAACaaagatttggaagagacgATATACTGAACCTTGGATTCATTGGGATGAAGTGCCAGAAATAACGCGACGGATGTGGTTGGAAGAATTTAGT aaaaagtacaagtggcAACCGGAGgagagtgatcgtatatggatcacttggaatgCGTCAGGTCAAAAAAGTTTCCAAAACAGTTTGAACAAGATTAAAAGTGGTGCTAATACGGGTGCTTGGATGGATCCGGACGTGCAGAGGGCATTGCAAAAAAAGTGGAATGATGAGCAATACAAGAAAAGGgctgaacaaaataaaaaaaatcgcgCTTCTATGACTGGTGGGTCAATTCACACGGGCGGATCCATTCCTTTCACTGAGAGTCGAAGAAGGATG AAAAATCCATACTCAGAAGGATGA